DNA from Streptomyces rishiriensis:
CGTCCGCGAGCCGCTTGAGGACGACGCAGGCCACGCCCTCGCCGAGTGCGATGCCGTCCGCCGAACCGTCGAAGGCACGGGAGCGGCCGGTCGGGGACAGGGCGTGCACGGACGAGAAGAGGACGTAGTCGTTGATGCCGTTGTGCAGGTCGGCACCGCCGCAGAGCACCACGTCGGAGGTGCCGCCGACGAGTTCCTTGCAGGCGACGTCCACCGCGGCCAGCGAGGAGGCGCAGGCGGCGTCGACGGTGTAGTTGGCGCCGCCGAGGTCGAGCCGGTTGGCGATCCGCCCGGAGATGACGTTGGCGAGCATGCCGGGGAACGAGTCCTCGGTGAGCTGCGGGAGCTGGTCGTCGAGGCCCGCCGGGACGCTGCCGTAGTAGGAGGGCAGCACCGCCCTCAGCGTGGCCGCGTTGGACAGGTCGCTGCCCGCCTCCGCGCCGAACACCACCGAGGTGCGGGAGCGGTCGAACTCCCGCTCCCCTTCCCCGTATCCGGCGTCCTCCAGGGCGCGCCGGGCCGCCTCCAGGGACAGCAGCTGGACCGGCTCGACGCTGCCGAGCGAGGTGGGCGGGATGCCGTACCGCAGGGGGTCGAAGGGGATGCGGGGCAGGAAGCCGCCCCACTTCGACGGGGTCGATTCGCCGTGGTGGACGGCCGGATCCCAGCGGTCGGCCGGGACTTCGCCGACCGCGTCCACGCCCCCGACCACGTTCGCCCAGAAGGTGGGCAGGTCGGGTGCCTGCGGGAACATGCAGGCCATGCCGACGACGGCGATGTCGAGCGGGGCCGGGGCGGCCGGCTCCCCGAGCGTCTGCGCGTGACCCGACTCGGCCGCGCGCCGCGTGAGATGCTCGACGGCGCCGGTCGTCACCGACGCGTGCAGCGCGGCGACCGTGGTGGTCGCCGAGCGCAGCACGGCCACCTCCCCGGCCATGAACATGCCCTCGGCGAGCTGGCGTTGCTCGTCGACGGGGGTGAGCGAGCCGTCGGTGTCGCGGGTGACGCCCTTGCTCGCGATGCGCAGCCGGCCGACGTTGAGCCGTTCCAGGGCCTCCCAGATGTGCCGGTCCCCCGTGCCCCCGGCCCGCAGCCGGGTCTCCTCGTCGCGGTAGCCGGCCGCGAACGGGCTCGGCACGCAGCGGGTGGCGTGTCCCGGCGCCGACTCCAGGAGCGTGGTGCGCTCGGCGGCCATCACCTGCCGCTGGAAGAGCGGCCGGATCGCGCCGTGGGACACGGCCTCCGCGGTGAACAGGTACGCGGTGCCCATCAGCACGCCGACGGCCGCTCCGCGGGCGGTCAGCGGAGCCGCGAGCGCGGCGACCATCGCCGCCGACCGTTCGTCGTGGACCCCGCCCGCGAAGAACACCTCGAGGTCCTCGACCCCGCGGCCCTGCGACCAGTCGTCGAGGACGGCCAGTTGGGCCTCCCAGAGCGGGAAGCTGCCGCGCGGTCCGACGTGCCCGCCGCACTCCGAGCCCTCGAACACGAACCGGCGTGCCCCGGCCTCCAGGAACTGCCGCAGCAGCCCCGGCGACGGCACGTGCAGGAAGGTCCGGATGCCGTCCCGCTCCAGCGCCTGAGCCTGGGACGGCCGGCCCCCCGCGATGATCGCGTGCGTCGGACGCAGCTCCCGCACGGCCTCCAGTTGTGCGGCGCGCACGTCCTCCGGCGCGAAGCCGAGCACGCCCACGCCCCAGGGCCGGCCGGCCACCGCGTCCCGGGTCGCGGCCAGCATCGCCCGTGCCCGCTCGCCGTCCGCCAACGCCAGCGCGAGGAAGGGCAGCGCCCCGTCGGCCGCCACCGCCGCGGCGAACGCGGCCCCGTCGCTCACCCTCGTCATCGGCCCCTGGGCGAGGGGGAGGCGGGTGCCGAGCGCCCGGCTCATCGGCGACCCGGACCGCAGCGCCCGGCCGGCCGTGTCGTCGCGCACCGTGTCCAGGACCGCCTCCCGCAGCGCCCGCAGGGTCCGCCGCACATCGCCCCAGCGTTCGGCGAACCGCGCGGCGAGGAAGCCGTCCTGGCCCACCGGGAGCAGCTGTCCGCGTGGATCCTGAGCGCCGAGCAGGGCCGCCACCTCCTGCGGATGCGCGTCCTCCGCGAGCCGCGGGGCGTCCGGTCCGCGCCGCAGCAGGACCCGGTGTCCGGCGCGGACGACGGTCTCGGAGCCGTCCAGGGTGCGCAGCGTCGCCGCGGCCGGTTCGGGCAGGGCCGACTCGGCCAGCAGCGCGAGCTGGCTGTCCAGGACGACGCCGGCCGCGCCGCCGGCCACCGCGGCGGCGGCCGTGCGCGGGCCGATGCCGCCGCACGCCCACACCGGCGAGGTCACCTCGGGCGCGGCGAGGAGCTGCTGGAGCAGGACGAAGGTGCTCAGTTCGCCGATCCGGCCACCGCTCTCGGCGCCGCGGGCGATCAGGCCGTGCGCTCCGGCGCCTAACGCTTCCCGGGCGCCCGCCAGGTCGGTGACCTCGACCAGTACGCGGTGGCGCCCCGCGAGGCCGGCGATCGCCCAGGCCGCCTCGTCGCTCCCCGGGGCCTTCGCGGCCCGCGCCGCCTCCGGCGAGAGGACCACCGTGTGCGGGCCGTCGGGCTCCAGGTCGGCCGGGGTGAGCCGGCAGTGTGCGCCGACCCGGACGCCGAAGGTGCCCGGACAGGCGCGGCGCAGGCGGGACAGGGCTTCGCGGGCTCTTCGGTCACCGGATCCCAGGTCGAGTACGCCGAGCCCGCCGGCCCGGTCGATCGCCAGGGCGAGCCCGGCATCGGGTTCGCCGAAAGGAGTTATGCCGATGATCATGTCCTCGGAACGCACAGCAGACGTCATGATTCTCCGAATCAAGGGTGAGACTGCACGGTGGGGGGTTCGGGACAGCAATGGCGGCTCACCGGATTCCCGCGGGCAGAGATCCACCGCGGAACGCCGTTCTCAAGCGTGCTCGAAACGCGTTGAAAGGTAGTGGGCTTGTTACTCACTGGTCAACGTTCGAACGATCGGCCGGTATCCAGCCGCAATGATTCGGTCAGTCGTCAGCTCCGGACCAGGGCGTAGGAAATCGGATGAATTCCTTTCGGGACCGGCCCCGTTCACCGTCCACTCACACCCCGGAAACAAGGACGAACGCAGGAAATGGGTTCCTCTGGACCGCTTGTCCGAATCGCCACGCACATTCCCGGCGGCGCCCGGGTGGCGCGGAAAATTCCGTGTGTCGGTCCCGGAGTGACCGGGAAAGGCTTGTGCTGTCGACGGTGCGCGAGTCGTCCTGTGAGACGGCCTTGACGCGGGCCGAACCCGCCGCCAGGACGGGAACGACCACGGAGTCGAGCCGGTCCCCGGGAGGTCGCCGACCGCCCCCGCGGACAGGCCGAGTTCGACCGGACGGACCAACCGGCCCGGTCGGGGGAGACAGGTCGAGGGGCCGTACGGGTCCCGGGCGGCGATGTACGGAGTGTTGCCCCCGTGACCGATGTGACAATCAGCCCATAGTGCCCGTATGACGCGTACCCGTACGGCGCTGCTCTGCGCCGCCGCTCTTCTCGCCTCCACCCTCCAGGCCGCGGCCGCGACCGCCGCCCCCGATCACCACGACCGGGCCTGTGCCGCCACCCGGAAGCCGCAGGGTCAGGCGCGCGAGGTCCTCCGGCTCGTCCGCGAGGCCCGCAAGGAACTCGGCCTCAAGGCCGCCCTCGTCAAGGTCACGGTCGGCGGACGTGAGCTCGTCACCGGCGCGGACGGCGAGTCCCTCACGCAGGTGCCGGCGACGCCCGCCATGCACTTCCGGACCGGCTCGGTCGGCATCGCCTTCATGGGCACGGTGCTGCTCCAACTCGTCCAGGAGCACAAGGCGCGCCTCGACGACCCGGTCTCCCGCTGGCTGCCCGACCTGCCGCACGGCGACAAGATCACCCTGCGGATGCTCGGCGACTCGACCTCGGGCCTGCACGACTACGTCACCGACCCGTTGTTCCTGAGGAAGCTCTATGCCGACCCCTGGCAGCACTGGGCCCCCGAGGAGGTCGTCGGGATCTCCCTCAGCCACCCCCTGTGGTACCGGCCGGGCACCAACTGGAGCTACTCGCACGCCAACTTCGTCCTGCTCGGCCGCGCCCTGGAGAAGATCTCCCGCACCCCGCTCGACCGCCTCCTGCGCGAACGCGTCATGAAGCCCCTCAAGCTGCGCAACACCCGCAGCAACGACACCGCGCTCATCCCGCCGCCCGTGCTGCACGCCTACGACGACGAACGCGGCACCTACGAGGAGTCCACCTACTGGAACCCCTCCTGGACCACCGCCCCGGGCGCGATCCTGACCCAGGACATCTGTGACCTGGCCCGCTCCGGGCAGGCCGTCGGCTCGGGCGAACTGCTCTCGAAGCAGTCCTTCCGCACCCAGCTGGACCCGGGCACCATCGGCCTCGGACACGCCACCGCGAACTGCCCCGCCACGGTCTGCGTGCCCATGACCGAGGACTTCCACTTCGGCATCGGCGTCGTCGTCAAGAACGGCTGGGTGGTGCAGAACCCGTCCTTCTTCGGCTACGCGGCCGTGATGGCGTACGAGCCGCACAAGCGTCTGTCCATCGCGGTGTCCACGACGGTGGGCCCCGACGCCCCCGAGGGCAACACCGCCCAGACGATCACCGAGCGCATCGCGGACCTGCTGGATCCGCGGTACCCGCTGTCCTGACCCTCCCGGTCAGCGCCCGGCGCGCACCCCGTCCAGGGCGATGGCCAGGACGCGGTCGCGCTGGGCGTCGTCCACGAAGGCCGTCGCGGTGATCCCGGCGACCATCCGCAGCAGATCGCCGAAGTCCATGTCCGCGCGGGCGGCCCCGGCCCGCTGGGTCCGCTCGAACAGCGGGCCGCCCGCCGCGTACATCGACTCGCGGCAGGCCTGGAAGATCTCCGACTCGCCCTCCAGCGCCTCGCGCACCGCCCGCTTGGTGACCATGTAGCCGGCGAACCGCTCGAGCCACGCGGTGAGCGCCTCCCACGGCTCCAGATCGGCGAACTCCACGGCCGACCGGCACAGCGCGTTGACCTCGTCCGCGTACACGCTCTCGAACAGAGCCCGGCGGGTCGGGAAGTTCCGGTACAGCGTGCCGATGCCGACGCCCGCGCGCCGGGCGATGTCCTCCAGCGACGCCTCCGAGCCGTGCTCGGCGAACGCCTCGCGCGCGGCGGCCAGCAGCGCGTCGTAGTTGCGGGCCGCGTCCTTCCGGGCGGGGCGCTGGGCCGCGACGATCTCGCTGATGGGGAACTGCTGAGCCGGCACTGCTGCCTCCTGGGCGGGACTCGGTTGAACCGGAGGGATGCCTCCGCTAGAGTGGAGGGGTGCCTCCACTTTAGCAGTCCGAGGCCTCTTCTCCTCTTTCCGGGTTCTTCCGAGAGGCTTGTCATGCCCCGCAAGTCCACCCGCCTCACCTTCGCGGTCCTCGCGACCGGTGCCGGCGTGTTCTCCATGCTCCAGTCGCTGATAGCGCCGGCCCTGCCGACCGTGCAGCACGCGCTGCACACCTCGCAGTCCACCGCGACCTGGGTGATGACCGCGTATCTGCTGTCCGCGTCCGTCTTCACGCCGATCCTCGGCCGGGTCGGCGACCTGATCGGCAAGAAGCGCACCCTCGTCGGGGTCCTGCTCGCCGTCCTGGCCGGCTGTCTGCTCGCCGCGCTCGCGCCGACCATCGGCGTCCTGATCCTCGCCCGGGTCGTCCAGGGCGTCGGCGGCGCCCTGTTCCCGCTCTCCTTCGGCATCATCAGGGACGAGTTCGCCCCCTCCCGGGTGCCCGGCAGCATCAGCAACCTGTCCGCCGTGATCGCCGCCGGCGGTGGCGTCGGCATGGTCGCGGCCGGACCGATCGTCTCCGCGCTCGACTACCGCTGGCTGTTCTGGATCCCCGTCGGCATCGTCGCGGCCACCACGCTCATCGCCCTGCGCTATGTGCCCGAGTCGCCCGACCGGGCGGAGGGAAAGGTCAGCTGGCTCGGTGCCGTGCTGCTCTCCGGCTGGCTGGTCGCCCTGCTGCTGCCGCTCAGTCAGGCGAGCGGCTGGGGCTGGGGCTCGGCCCGGGTGATCGGCCTGTTCACCGTGGCCGTGGCGCTGTTCGCGCTGTGGCTGTTCACCGAGGCCCGCTCCCGCAACCCGCTGATCGACCTGCGCATCATGCGGCTGCCGGCCGTGTGGACCACCAACCTCGCCGCCCTGCTGTTCGGCGCGGGCATGTACGCGATCTGGTCCTTCCTGCCCGGGTTCGTGCAGACCCCGAGCACGGCCGGGTACGGCTTCGGCGCCGGCGTCACCGCCTCCGGGCTCCTCATGCTGCCGATGCTGCTCGCGATGTTCGTCTCCGGCGTGCTCAGCGGCCGTCTCGAGCCCCGCGTGGGTGCCAAGGCGCTGCTCACGGCCGGTGCCGCACTCGGTGCGTTCGCCCTGGGCTTCCTCGCCCTCTGGCACGACGAGCAGTGGCAGGTCGCCCTGGTGGCGGGCGTGTTCGGCCTCGGCATAGGCCTGGCCTTCGCGTCGATGGCCAACCTGATCGTCGGCAGCGTGCCCGCCGGGCAGACCGGCGCCGCCACCGGCATGAACGCCAACATCCGCACCATCGGCGGATCCATCGGAGCCGCCGTCACCGGCGTCCTGGTCACCGGCCACCTCCAGGCGTCGGGCTTGCCCCACGAATCCGGTTACACCCACGGATTCACCCTGCTCGCGGTGCTCTGTCTGGGCGCCGCCCTCGCCGCCCTGCTGGTCCCGGTCCGCCGCGCGAGCCGACTGCCCGGACCGGCCGCCCAACAGGCGCCGACCGCCGCACCCACCCCGGTACGGTAGGCTCTACCCGCGCGTTCCCGCAGCTCACCGCCGCGGCAACGCCTCGGGACGTGGCGCAGCTTGGTAGCGCACTTGACTGGGGGTCAAGGGGTCGCAGGTTCAAATCCTGTCGTCCCGACTGTACGAAGTCACCGATGCGGAGGCTGTACCGGACCGTTCCGGTACAGCCTCTCGTCGTCTCAGGACTCGAGGATCCTGCGCTTCTGCTCCTCGAACTCCGCCTCGGTGAGGACGCCCTGGGCCTTGAGCTCACCGAGTTGCTTGAGCTGGTCGATCTTGCTGCTCATGTCGGCCGGCTGGGCGGCCGGGGGAGGAGCGGCGGCCGGCGTCGGCTGCGGGACCGCCTGGTAGTCCTGCTGCGCCCAGCGCCCCTGCTGGCGGCGTGACACACGGTTCGACACGGCGGTCGCGGTGCCGGCCACTACGGCTGTGCGGGCGACCCCGCGGAGGAGACCTGGCACGGCGGTTTCCTTTCTCGCCGGAGACATGTGAACGAGACGCCTGCTCCGGCCGACGCGCGACGGCCGGCGCAGCGCACCGGACAGCTCCATTGGACCACCGTCGCATTCCCCCCGCATGTCGGCCCCGGCGCTGAACTGCGCGAATACCGGTGTTCTGCCGGGTTTGCGCTTCCCGTGGCAAGCTGAAATCCGGGCAACCGAACGGCCACATGTCAGTGGCGAGATGTATGTGGGAGGAGCCCCAGATGACCGCTACCGGAGTGCACCACGGACACGGAACGGCAAGGAGCGGCGGAGCGTGGGTGGCCGGCTGGACCGGTTTCGCCGGAGTCATGATGATCTTCGGTGGGCTGATGGCGATATTCCAGGGGATCGCCGCCATCGCCGAGGACGACGTCTTCGTCGTCACCCGCGACTACGCGTACAACTTCAACCTGACGAGCTGGGGCTGGATCCATCTCGTCCTCGGCGTTCTGGTCGCGCTCGCGGGCGCCGCTCTGTTCCGTGGCGCGGTGTGGGCACGCGTCGTCGGCATCGCCGTGGCCGGCCTGTCGATGATCGCCAACTTCATGTGGCTGCCGTACCAGCCGGTCTGGGCCATCGTGCTGATCGCCGTGGACGCCTTCGTCATCTGGGCGCTGTGCATCGGGACGGGGCGGGAGACCCGCGCCGAGTAGCCGGACCGTTCGCGCCGCGCGTTCGACCGGCTCGTTCGCGAGGTCGCGCGTTCCACCCGGGCGCGCGGCGCGTTCGACCAGCCCGGGCGCGCGGCGCCCTCGACCGGCCCCTTCGCGCCGAGCGTTCGACCGCCTGGGGCGCGGCGCGTTCGACCGGTCCGTCCGGCCAGCCCGTTCGCCCGGTTCGCGCGACCCGGGCGGCGGGCGTTGGGCCGTTCGGCGCGGGCGGCCACCCCGGGTGGCTGAGAGGGACAGGCGCCACCGTGCCGTACCGGATCGCGCGTGTTTTCGTTGTCGGGCGGATTCGTCTGCGTATCCGCCGGATGTCCGCGTCGGCACGCACAGGGAGACATGAGTGGAAACCAGCGGCAGCGACGATCGCCGGCCCCTTGGCCCGCTGCTCCTCACAGGGCAGAAGGCGTTGGTGACGGGCGCGAATTCCGGCATCGGAAAGGCCACGGCGATCGGCCTGGGGCGG
Protein-coding regions in this window:
- a CDS encoding SHOCT domain-containing protein; the encoded protein is MPGLLRGVARTAVVAGTATAVSNRVSRRQQGRWAQQDYQAVPQPTPAAAPPPAAQPADMSSKIDQLKQLGELKAQGVLTEAEFEEQKRRILES
- a CDS encoding DUF7144 family membrane protein → MTATGVHHGHGTARSGGAWVAGWTGFAGVMMIFGGLMAIFQGIAAIAEDDVFVVTRDYAYNFNLTSWGWIHLVLGVLVALAGAALFRGAVWARVVGIAVAGLSMIANFMWLPYQPVWAIVLIAVDAFVIWALCIGTGRETRAE
- a CDS encoding serine hydrolase domain-containing protein: MTRTRTALLCAAALLASTLQAAAATAAPDHHDRACAATRKPQGQAREVLRLVREARKELGLKAALVKVTVGGRELVTGADGESLTQVPATPAMHFRTGSVGIAFMGTVLLQLVQEHKARLDDPVSRWLPDLPHGDKITLRMLGDSTSGLHDYVTDPLFLRKLYADPWQHWAPEEVVGISLSHPLWYRPGTNWSYSHANFVLLGRALEKISRTPLDRLLRERVMKPLKLRNTRSNDTALIPPPVLHAYDDERGTYEESTYWNPSWTTAPGAILTQDICDLARSGQAVGSGELLSKQSFRTQLDPGTIGLGHATANCPATVCVPMTEDFHFGIGVVVKNGWVVQNPSFFGYAAVMAYEPHKRLSIAVSTTVGPDAPEGNTAQTITERIADLLDPRYPLS
- a CDS encoding MFS transporter; this translates as MPRKSTRLTFAVLATGAGVFSMLQSLIAPALPTVQHALHTSQSTATWVMTAYLLSASVFTPILGRVGDLIGKKRTLVGVLLAVLAGCLLAALAPTIGVLILARVVQGVGGALFPLSFGIIRDEFAPSRVPGSISNLSAVIAAGGGVGMVAAGPIVSALDYRWLFWIPVGIVAATTLIALRYVPESPDRAEGKVSWLGAVLLSGWLVALLLPLSQASGWGWGSARVIGLFTVAVALFALWLFTEARSRNPLIDLRIMRLPAVWTTNLAALLFGAGMYAIWSFLPGFVQTPSTAGYGFGAGVTASGLLMLPMLLAMFVSGVLSGRLEPRVGAKALLTAGAALGAFALGFLALWHDEQWQVALVAGVFGLGIGLAFASMANLIVGSVPAGQTGAATGMNANIRTIGGSIGAAVTGVLVTGHLQASGLPHESGYTHGFTLLAVLCLGAALAALLVPVRRASRLPGPAAQQAPTAAPTPVR
- a CDS encoding TetR/AcrR family transcriptional regulator, coding for MPAQQFPISEIVAAQRPARKDAARNYDALLAAAREAFAEHGSEASLEDIARRAGVGIGTLYRNFPTRRALFESVYADEVNALCRSAVEFADLEPWEALTAWLERFAGYMVTKRAVREALEGESEIFQACRESMYAAGGPLFERTQRAGAARADMDFGDLLRMVAGITATAFVDDAQRDRVLAIALDGVRAGR